One genomic region from Jilunia laotingensis encodes:
- a CDS encoding glycosyltransferase family 2 protein — protein MKKISVVILNWNGCEMLRSFLPSVVRYSAGDDVEVCVADNGSTDSSVSMLREEFPMVRLILLEQNNGFADGYNLALKEVEAEYVVLLNSDVEVTEHWLEPLADYMDAHPGVAACQPKILSWRDRTKFEYAGAAGGYMDYYGYPFCRGRVMGSVEEDRGQYDVIAPVFWATGAALFIRLADYIDAGGLDGRFFAHMEEIDLCWRLRSRGRGIVCIPQSTVYHVGAATLKKESPRKTFLNFRNNLVMLYKNLPDEEFTSVMRVRVFLDYLAAFQFLLKGQFGNAKAVVHARSEYKRIRTYFQKAREENLQKNRADVIPERIKSSILWQFYVKGQKRFSQLSDFKG, from the coding sequence ATGAAAAAGATATCGGTTGTCATATTAAACTGGAACGGGTGTGAGATGCTCCGTTCCTTCCTTCCTTCGGTGGTTCGTTATTCCGCTGGGGACGATGTAGAAGTTTGCGTGGCTGATAATGGCTCTACGGATTCTTCTGTGTCGATGCTTCGGGAGGAATTTCCGATGGTTCGTCTCATTCTGCTGGAACAGAATAATGGTTTTGCCGATGGTTATAATCTTGCTTTGAAAGAAGTGGAGGCCGAATATGTGGTCTTGCTTAATTCGGATGTGGAAGTTACGGAACATTGGTTGGAGCCGCTTGCCGATTACATGGATGCGCATCCCGGTGTGGCTGCCTGCCAACCGAAAATTCTTAGCTGGAGAGACCGGACGAAGTTTGAATACGCGGGTGCGGCAGGTGGTTATATGGATTATTATGGCTATCCTTTCTGTCGGGGGCGCGTGATGGGGTCGGTGGAAGAAGACCGTGGCCAATATGATGTCATAGCTCCGGTGTTTTGGGCAACCGGTGCTGCACTGTTTATCCGTCTGGCGGATTATATTGATGCGGGTGGCTTGGATGGGCGTTTTTTCGCACACATGGAGGAGATCGACCTTTGCTGGCGGCTTCGCTCAAGGGGCCGGGGTATTGTCTGCATCCCCCAAAGCACGGTGTATCACGTTGGTGCGGCTACGTTGAAAAAAGAGAGTCCGAGAAAGACGTTTCTGAACTTTCGTAATAATCTTGTAATGCTTTATAAGAATCTTCCCGATGAAGAATTCACCTCGGTGATGCGTGTACGTGTGTTTCTTGATTATCTGGCTGCATTCCAATTTCTGCTTAAAGGGCAGTTTGGCAATGCGAAGGCTGTGGTTCATGCTCGTAGCGAGTACAAACGAATTCGGACTTATTTTCAGAAAGCCAGGGAAGAGAATCTGCAAAAAAACAGGGCAGATGTGATTCCCGAACGGATAAAAAGCAGTATCTTGTGGCAGTTTTACGTGAAGGGGCAAAAACGCTTCTCGCAATTGTCTGACTTTAAAGGATAA
- a CDS encoding helix-turn-helix domain-containing protein: MEKVLPKIDITEDFTIGSNECIDNNILNLYAEYPCRLKAEIFVLCMNGTIEASINLSDYTIKANDFITLTPGSIIQINKIEGDLKLYFMVFSSKFIEGIIKTKSIIDLIYITKSHPVLSLPKEIADIYEEFFALLMKVYYREHPRYNQEILKCMLLSILYRLSDIYHSQPLRNEVGLNRSEEICKQFGHLVIQHYTRERNISFYAEQLGITPAHLSNTVKHVTGRTVIDILSETVITDAKAQLKSTNIPIHEIADSLNFPNVSFFGKYFKRLTGMSPQQYRNSDK; this comes from the coding sequence ATGGAAAAAGTATTACCTAAAATAGATATAACCGAAGATTTCACCATTGGAAGCAACGAATGCATAGACAACAATATACTAAACCTGTACGCAGAGTATCCCTGCCGGCTGAAAGCAGAAATATTTGTGCTGTGCATGAACGGAACTATCGAAGCAAGTATCAACTTATCCGATTATACCATAAAAGCGAATGACTTCATTACACTTACACCGGGCAGCATCATTCAGATAAACAAGATCGAAGGAGATTTAAAACTCTACTTCATGGTATTCTCTTCCAAATTCATCGAGGGGATCATCAAGACCAAATCCATCATCGACCTTATTTATATTACCAAAAGCCACCCCGTACTCTCACTACCCAAAGAGATTGCCGATATTTACGAAGAGTTTTTCGCATTATTGATGAAAGTGTACTACCGGGAACATCCACGCTACAATCAAGAAATCCTGAAATGCATGTTGTTGTCCATTCTTTACCGATTGAGCGATATCTATCACTCCCAGCCCTTACGTAATGAAGTCGGGCTGAACCGCAGTGAAGAGATTTGCAAACAGTTCGGTCACCTGGTCATCCAGCATTACACCCGGGAACGGAACATTTCCTTTTATGCCGAACAATTGGGAATCACTCCCGCACACCTGAGCAACACGGTAAAACATGTGACCGGCAGGACAGTGATAGACATCCTCTCGGAAACGGTGATCACTGACGCAAAGGCGCAACTTAAATCGACCAATATCCCCATACACGAAATAGCCGACTCGCTGAATTTTCCGAATGTCTCCTTCTTCGGTAAGTATTTTAAGCGATTGACGGGAATGAGTCCGCAGCAATATCGCAATAGCGACAAATAA
- the mtaB gene encoding tRNA (N(6)-L-threonylcarbamoyladenosine(37)-C(2))-methylthiotransferase MtaB: MIDTTVFQDKTAVYYTLGCKLNFSETSTIGKILREAGVRTARKGEHADICVVNTCSVTEMADKKCRQAIHRLVKQHPGAFVVVTGCYAQLKPGDVAKIEGVDVVLGAEQKKDLLQYLGDLKKHESGEAFTTATKDIRSFAPSCSRGDRTRFFLKVQDGCDYFCSYCTIPFARGRSRNGTVASMVEQAYQAAAEGGKEIVLTGVNIGDFGKTTGETFFDLVKALDEVEGIERYRISSIEPNLLTDEIIEFVARSHRFMPHFHIPLQSGCDEVLRLMRRRYDTALFASKVAKIKEVMPDAFIGVDVIVGTRGETEEFFEKAYEFISGLDVTQLHVFSYSERPGTQALKIEHVVTPEEKHQRSQKLLSLSDEKTKAFYLRHIGQEMPVLMEKAKSGALMHGFTPNYIRVEVDNDPSLDNRLVNVRLDEFHEEEMALRATIL, from the coding sequence ATGATAGATACCACTGTTTTTCAGGATAAGACAGCCGTTTACTATACTTTAGGCTGCAAATTGAATTTTTCAGAGACGTCGACTATTGGCAAAATATTGCGCGAGGCAGGTGTACGGACAGCACGTAAGGGTGAACATGCCGATATCTGCGTTGTGAATACCTGTTCGGTAACGGAAATGGCGGACAAGAAATGCCGCCAGGCTATCCACCGGCTGGTGAAACAGCATCCGGGAGCTTTCGTTGTGGTGACGGGATGTTATGCTCAGTTAAAACCCGGTGATGTGGCAAAGATTGAGGGAGTGGATGTTGTTTTAGGAGCGGAACAAAAGAAAGATTTGCTTCAATATCTGGGTGACTTGAAGAAGCACGAATCGGGAGAGGCTTTTACAACGGCTACTAAAGATATTCGTTCGTTTGCTCCGTCATGTTCCCGGGGGGATCGCACCCGCTTTTTCTTGAAGGTGCAGGATGGTTGCGATTACTTTTGTTCGTATTGTACCATTCCTTTTGCCCGTGGGCGCAGCCGTAACGGGACGGTAGCTTCGATGGTGGAGCAGGCGTATCAGGCGGCTGCGGAAGGGGGAAAAGAAATTGTGCTTACGGGCGTAAACATAGGTGACTTCGGTAAGACGACCGGAGAAACTTTTTTCGATCTGGTGAAGGCTCTTGACGAGGTAGAAGGGATCGAGCGTTATCGCATCTCTTCGATTGAGCCGAATCTATTGACGGATGAGATTATAGAGTTTGTAGCCCGTTCACATCGCTTTATGCCTCATTTTCACATACCTTTGCAGTCCGGATGTGACGAGGTGTTGCGGTTAATGCGTCGTCGGTATGATACGGCACTGTTTGCTTCGAAAGTGGCGAAGATTAAGGAGGTGATGCCGGATGCATTTATTGGTGTGGATGTGATTGTGGGTACACGTGGCGAGACGGAGGAGTTTTTTGAAAAGGCTTATGAGTTTATTTCCGGTTTGGATGTTACCCAGCTCCACGTATTCAGTTATTCCGAACGTCCCGGCACGCAAGCTTTGAAGATAGAGCATGTGGTGACTCCCGAAGAGAAGCACCAGCGAAGCCAGAAGCTTCTTTCTCTCTCGGACGAAAAGACAAAGGCTTTCTATCTGCGGCATATCGGGCAAGAGATGCCGGTATTGATGGAGAAGGCGAAATCGGGTGCGCTGATGCATGGCTTTACTCCTAATTATATCCGGGTGGAAGTTGACAACGATCCTTCGCTCGATAACCGGCTCGTCAATGTGCGTCTGGATGAATTCCATGAGGAAGAGATGGCATTGAGAGCTACTATCTTATAA
- a CDS encoding dipeptidase, whose protein sequence is MIKEYIAENEGKMMEDLFSLIRIPSISALPEHHDDMLACAQRWAQLLLEAGADEAIVMPSQGNPIVFGQKTVDPKAKTVLVYAHYDVMPAEPLELWKSQPFEPEIRDRHIWARGADDDKGQSFIQVKAFEYLVKNGLLKNNVKFIFEGEEEIGSPSLEAFCKEHKELLKADVILVSDTSMLGAELPSLTTGLRGLAYWEIEVTGPNRDLHSGHFGGAVANPINTLCGMISRVIDADGRITVPGFYDDVEEVSPTERDMIAHIPFDEEKYKAAIGVKELSGEKGYSTLERNSCRPSFDVCGIWGGYTGEGSKTVLPSKAFAKVSCRLVPHQDHQKISKLFADYIRATAPRSVEVKVTPMHGGEGYVCPITLPAYKAAEKGFEIAFGKKPLAVRRGGSIPIISTFEQVLGIKTVLMGFGLESDAIHSPNENFSLDIFRKGIEAVVEFYKEYGKEN, encoded by the coding sequence ATGATAAAAGAATACATTGCAGAAAATGAGGGAAAGATGATGGAAGATTTATTCAGCCTCATCCGAATTCCGAGTATCAGCGCTTTGCCGGAACATCACGATGACATGCTGGCTTGCGCACAACGTTGGGCTCAGCTGCTGCTGGAAGCAGGAGCAGATGAAGCCATAGTAATGCCTTCGCAAGGAAATCCGATCGTATTCGGGCAGAAGACAGTCGACCCGAAAGCAAAAACCGTACTGGTGTATGCCCATTACGATGTAATGCCTGCCGAGCCTTTGGAACTCTGGAAAAGCCAACCTTTCGAACCGGAAATACGTGACAGACATATTTGGGCAAGGGGTGCGGATGATGACAAGGGGCAATCTTTCATTCAGGTAAAAGCATTCGAATATCTGGTGAAAAACGGTCTGTTGAAGAATAATGTGAAGTTCATCTTCGAAGGCGAAGAGGAGATCGGATCGCCAAGCCTGGAAGCATTTTGCAAAGAACACAAAGAGCTTCTTAAAGCGGATGTGATACTGGTATCCGACACCAGCATGTTGGGAGCCGAGCTGCCTTCGCTCACTACCGGATTGCGAGGACTGGCTTATTGGGAGATAGAAGTAACCGGGCCGAACCGCGACCTGCATTCCGGTCATTTCGGTGGAGCGGTTGCCAACCCGATCAATACACTGTGCGGGATGATCAGCCGGGTGATAGATGCAGACGGCCGTATCACCGTCCCGGGATTTTATGACGACGTTGAAGAAGTATCACCGACGGAACGTGACATGATTGCGCATATTCCTTTCGATGAAGAAAAATATAAAGCAGCTATCGGTGTAAAGGAACTTTCCGGTGAAAAAGGCTATAGCACGCTCGAACGGAACAGTTGCCGTCCGTCATTCGATGTTTGCGGCATTTGGGGTGGATATACCGGAGAAGGCTCAAAAACCGTGTTGCCGTCAAAGGCATTTGCCAAAGTTTCATGCCGGTTGGTTCCCCATCAGGATCATCAAAAGATTTCCAAGCTATTTGCCGACTATATACGCGCAACCGCACCCCGAAGTGTGGAAGTGAAGGTAACTCCTATGCATGGTGGCGAAGGATATGTTTGCCCCATCACATTACCGGCCTATAAAGCCGCTGAGAAAGGGTTTGAAATTGCTTTCGGCAAAAAGCCGCTGGCTGTACGTCGCGGAGGTAGCATTCCTATCATTTCCACTTTCGAACAGGTGTTAGGCATTAAAACCGTTTTGATGGGATTCGGATTGGAATCGGATGCCATCCATTCACCTAACGAAAACTTCTCACTAGATATATTCCGAAAAGGAATAGAAGCGGTAGTGGAGTTTTACAAGGAATACGGAAAGGAGAATTAA
- a CDS encoding DUF4105 domain-containing protein: protein MSRQTISSVVLFLSVLLCLSTNSYASGNTLPKLSDKALVSIVTCSATPDYEGGFGHSSLRIQDAELKIDVVFNFGTYSTQQSFFVYKIFLGTVISSLDGEAFSKFAHRYKTEKRGMNEYYLNLSQQQKQSLWEELNRILLTGERFYKFKVPTNNCSTQLRDVLFKQCGWDKSQFLNQYTGRTYRDVEQGDPLENCWLHLLFNLTCSDIDKEINIYEAAFNPNGLINLLSEVRQDDQPVLMASHRLFPPTLFKQSPNVKLSLSTFLILLIIASILTYLQVKKGRYYIWFDRILLFISGIFGCFLFSLVLFSEIEQLRTNYNLFWALPTNLILAFILKKNNPKWVKVWIQLTCISFLLFPVAAIVGGQYIPTEAYLFTATLLISMLPYAISKRKVL, encoded by the coding sequence ATGTCACGCCAAACAATCAGTTCCGTAGTACTTTTCCTGAGTGTACTGCTCTGTTTATCGACAAACTCATATGCTTCGGGCAACACACTTCCCAAACTGTCCGATAAGGCCCTCGTGTCAATTGTCACCTGCTCAGCCACCCCCGATTATGAAGGTGGATTCGGACACAGCTCTTTGCGTATACAAGATGCCGAACTGAAAATCGATGTAGTTTTTAATTTCGGAACTTATTCAACGCAACAATCATTCTTTGTTTATAAGATTTTCCTAGGAACCGTCATTTCTTCTTTGGACGGTGAGGCTTTCAGCAAGTTCGCACACCGCTATAAAACCGAGAAAAGGGGGATGAATGAGTATTACCTCAACTTGAGTCAACAGCAAAAGCAAAGTTTATGGGAGGAACTGAACCGTATCCTGCTTACAGGAGAAAGATTCTATAAATTTAAAGTACCTACCAACAATTGCAGCACACAGTTAAGGGATGTATTATTTAAACAATGCGGTTGGGACAAGAGTCAATTTCTTAATCAATATACCGGCCGAACTTACAGGGACGTAGAACAAGGAGATCCATTGGAAAACTGCTGGCTACATCTGCTTTTTAATCTTACTTGCAGTGACATAGATAAGGAAATAAATATATACGAAGCCGCCTTCAATCCTAACGGACTTATCAACCTGTTGAGTGAAGTACGCCAAGACGATCAACCGGTGCTTATGGCATCGCATCGATTATTTCCACCTACCCTATTCAAACAAAGTCCCAATGTCAAACTATCCCTATCCACATTTCTCATCCTATTGATCATTGCCTCAATCCTGACTTACTTACAAGTAAAGAAAGGCAGATATTATATATGGTTTGACCGTATATTACTTTTTATCAGTGGTATATTCGGCTGTTTCCTTTTCAGCTTAGTGCTGTTTTCAGAGATCGAACAATTAAGGACTAATTATAATCTATTTTGGGCACTCCCCACCAATCTGATCCTGGCTTTCATTCTTAAAAAGAACAACCCCAAATGGGTAAAAGTATGGATTCAATTGACCTGTATATCGTTTCTTTTGTTTCCAGTGGCTGCCATCGTGGGTGGTCAATATATTCCGACCGAAGCTTATCTGTTCACAGCTACGCTATTGATCAGCATGTTACCCTATGCAATAAGCAAGCGGAAAGTGCTTTGA
- a CDS encoding methylglyoxal synthase, with the protein MDKKLVRKIGLVAHDAMKKDLIEWVLWNSELLMGHKFYCTGTTGTLILEALKEKHPDVEWDFTILKSGPLGGDQQMGSRIVDGEIDYLFFFTDPMTLQPHDTDVKALTRLASVENIVFCCNRSTADHIISSPLFVDPDYERIHPDYSNYTNRFKDKAVVTEAVESVNRRRKKRK; encoded by the coding sequence ATGGATAAAAAGTTAGTAAGAAAAATCGGACTGGTGGCACATGATGCCATGAAGAAAGACCTGATCGAATGGGTGCTTTGGAATTCCGAACTATTGATGGGGCATAAGTTTTATTGCACGGGTACTACGGGCACGCTGATACTTGAAGCATTGAAAGAAAAACATCCTGATGTGGAATGGGATTTTACCATTTTGAAATCCGGTCCGTTGGGAGGAGATCAGCAGATGGGTTCGCGTATTGTAGACGGAGAGATCGACTATCTGTTTTTCTTTACCGATCCGATGACTTTGCAGCCGCATGACACGGACGTAAAAGCACTGACCCGCTTGGCAAGTGTGGAGAATATCGTATTCTGTTGCAACCGTTCGACTGCCGATCACATCATATCCAGCCCGTTGTTTGTTGATCCCGACTATGAACGGATTCACCCCGATTATTCCAATTATACCAATCGGTTCAAGGATAAGGCGGTGGTGACTGAAGCCGTAGAATCAGTAAATAGAAGAAGGAAGAAAAGAAAATAA
- the aroC gene encoding chorismate synthase, whose amino-acid sequence MFNSFGNIFRLTSFGESHGKGIGGVIDGFPAGIRIDEDFVQQELNRRRPGQSAITTSRKEEDKVEFLSGIFEGKSTGCPIGFIVWNKNQHSNDYNNLEYVYRPSHADYTYKVKYGIRDYRGGGRSSARETISRVVAGALAKLALRQLGIRITAYTSQVGPIRLEGNYTEYDLDLIETNPVRCPDPEKAKEMQDLIYKIKGEGDTIGGVVTCVIKGCPIGLGQPVFGKLHAALGNAMLSINAAKAFEYGDGFKGLKQKGSEQNDVFYNNNGRIETRTNHSGGIQGGISNGQDIFFRVAFKPVATVLMEQETVNIDGVDTTLKARGRHDPCVLPRAVPIVEAMAAMTILDYYLLDRMTQL is encoded by the coding sequence ATGTTCAACTCATTCGGAAATATTTTCAGGCTCACCAGTTTTGGTGAATCACATGGCAAAGGTATCGGAGGAGTGATCGACGGTTTTCCGGCAGGCATCAGAATCGATGAAGATTTTGTCCAGCAGGAACTTAACCGCCGCCGTCCGGGACAATCAGCCATCACGACCTCCCGTAAAGAGGAGGACAAGGTAGAATTCCTTTCAGGTATCTTCGAAGGAAAATCGACAGGATGCCCTATCGGTTTCATCGTTTGGAATAAGAATCAACATTCCAACGACTACAATAATCTGGAATATGTGTACCGCCCTTCACATGCCGACTATACATATAAGGTGAAATACGGCATCCGTGACTACCGGGGTGGTGGCCGCTCGTCAGCCCGTGAAACCATCTCGAGGGTTGTCGCTGGTGCATTGGCAAAATTGGCGTTGAGGCAGTTGGGCATCCGCATCACAGCCTATACTTCCCAAGTAGGACCTATCAGACTGGAAGGCAATTATACGGAATATGACCTGGATTTGATTGAGACCAATCCGGTACGTTGCCCGGACCCGGAAAAGGCAAAAGAGATGCAGGATCTCATCTACAAGATAAAAGGTGAAGGTGACACGATCGGTGGTGTCGTGACTTGCGTCATCAAAGGCTGCCCGATAGGACTGGGACAACCGGTATTCGGGAAATTACATGCAGCGTTGGGAAATGCCATGTTGAGCATCAATGCAGCCAAGGCTTTTGAATATGGAGATGGTTTTAAAGGATTGAAACAGAAAGGATCGGAACAGAACGACGTGTTCTATAACAACAACGGGCGCATCGAAACCCGCACCAATCATTCGGGAGGCATCCAGGGAGGCATCAGTAACGGACAGGACATCTTCTTCCGGGTGGCTTTCAAACCGGTCGCTACCGTATTGATGGAACAGGAAACGGTCAACATCGACGGAGTAGACACCACGCTGAAAGCACGCGGACGCCACGACCCGTGCGTATTGCCTCGTGCCGTTCCTATTGTGGAAGCAATGGCGGCCATGACCATACTGGATTATTACCTTTTGGACAGAATGACACAGTTATAA
- a CDS encoding fibronectin type III domain-containing protein, with protein MNRKRLCFVIISVLFCALQVAHAGTKKDLTNWTDGGSDYKDGAYAYDEKWYENTTSDEYTISTPEEMGAFAKAAETETFEGKTVKLTADLDMEKYGWVSIGSAGFKGTFDGMGHTITNMTYRDATQIKSWGLFHTIDGGTVKNLIITKSTFTNEQSGSTCPSVGGVAAVMKGKGTIQNCGFSGAVKLPFAKGAELLGQKNGMVGGLVGVLEEGTIANCYVMNNAPVIPNDTIYGNIAGRSSENSIISNCYYLANDTLPGAVNVNQIQGTIKNADAKTADRFAIGEVAYLLNVDNKGVWGQYGDMPVLASDNAPVIFKVNYPEEQAHGKVAGNEYAGVGVTVALKSTTDEGYMIKDLKVSNATLVNYSEFVMPEGDVAVSYAVMAIPTDYIVAFPAEEIKSRSFVAKWNKVDGATGYKITVKDGDKIVGAYDALAVGNVTSALVEGLKQNTNYTYTVQSVKGEAVSEASNAVTVRTGNLVAMVADSEGHALLISWENVEGAVNYVVSMTDPTGAVTTVETADCEYRFTGLNVNAPYTVVVAAQNSNGENLSVSEPLVATTGSDYGVQLTNSTFEAWEKESTEAEPVGWNSFMSGDGSLAGFTKSVHMEKSNVTRPGTNGNVSVRIWTKGVIGSIVANGNLTCGRINSGSMEALSQENHNRTVVGDSEFSQPLHGSRPDSLTVWVNYTYLGDSVMNARVSAIIHDTYDCADPSSPADSVHIVAKAQLNYKAVDPVNGGWQRLSIPFDYELKDYEEFYEKMNNSDYWKDSLKVDHFVKPTSADYMLVTFATNSTPAVGKEGDQVLIDDMLLIYKPTLEFSKTDKGTYYPGSRIVADYILTGTMSPSNVEQDHNVVSLELSDAKGSFEKPTVLTQIATDKGGTLTATLSEELPLGDYKVRIVTTNYPMVSNELAVSVVAVPAIKAIEATEVKDDSFVANWEAPAEAEVTDYLLTVKEGDTVLEGYNEKSTGKVTSYKVEGLTGDVNYTYTVKAVFGAVVSESSNEIAVTTRPVGIEKVTVEGNVTVYPNPVVNTLYINGVTENSAYSIYNQSGSMVASGSLTVNRVDVSALNSGVYFIETEAGKAKFIKK; from the coding sequence ATGAATAGAAAAAGACTTTGTTTTGTGATTATTTCTGTCCTCTTTTGTGCCCTTCAAGTGGCACATGCCGGAACTAAAAAAGATCTGACGAACTGGACAGATGGTGGTTCGGACTATAAGGACGGGGCTTATGCCTATGATGAAAAGTGGTATGAGAATACTACATCCGATGAGTATACCATCAGCACCCCCGAGGAGATGGGGGCTTTTGCAAAGGCTGCTGAAACGGAGACGTTTGAAGGCAAAACTGTGAAGTTGACGGCCGATTTGGATATGGAGAAATACGGTTGGGTGTCTATTGGCAGTGCCGGTTTCAAAGGTACTTTTGATGGTATGGGACATACTATTACCAATATGACTTATCGGGATGCTACACAAATAAAATCATGGGGATTGTTCCATACCATAGATGGTGGTACGGTGAAGAACCTTATAATAACAAAGAGTACGTTTACCAATGAACAGTCAGGCAGTACTTGTCCTTCGGTGGGAGGAGTTGCTGCCGTCATGAAAGGTAAAGGAACCATTCAGAACTGTGGCTTTTCCGGTGCTGTCAAATTGCCGTTTGCCAAAGGTGCCGAGCTGTTGGGACAAAAGAATGGTATGGTAGGAGGGCTTGTAGGTGTCTTGGAAGAGGGAACCATAGCCAATTGTTATGTCATGAATAATGCTCCGGTCATCCCGAACGACACGATTTACGGGAATATAGCAGGGCGTTCCAGTGAAAACAGTATCATATCCAATTGTTATTATCTGGCTAATGATACATTGCCCGGTGCGGTAAATGTCAATCAGATACAGGGAACCATAAAAAATGCCGATGCTAAAACGGCAGACCGGTTCGCAATCGGTGAAGTGGCTTACTTGCTGAATGTCGATAATAAAGGCGTATGGGGGCAATATGGCGATATGCCGGTCTTGGCAAGCGATAATGCACCAGTAATATTTAAGGTAAATTACCCGGAAGAACAAGCACATGGAAAAGTGGCAGGGAACGAGTATGCCGGAGTAGGTGTGACTGTTGCTTTGAAATCCACAACCGATGAAGGTTATATGATTAAAGATTTGAAAGTAAGCAATGCGACATTGGTCAATTACTCCGAATTTGTCATGCCGGAAGGCGATGTGGCAGTGTCTTATGCGGTTATGGCTATTCCTACGGATTATATTGTGGCCTTCCCTGCGGAAGAGATCAAGAGCCGTTCCTTTGTTGCAAAATGGAACAAGGTGGATGGTGCGACAGGATATAAAATCACTGTAAAAGACGGTGACAAGATAGTAGGAGCTTATGATGCCCTTGCCGTTGGTAATGTAACTTCTGCTCTCGTAGAAGGATTGAAGCAGAATACGAATTATACCTATACAGTGCAGTCGGTAAAGGGAGAAGCTGTTTCTGAAGCTTCCAATGCTGTTACCGTTCGCACAGGTAATCTGGTAGCTATGGTTGCAGACTCCGAAGGACATGCTCTGTTGATTTCTTGGGAAAATGTGGAAGGTGCGGTGAACTATGTGGTTTCGATGACAGACCCGACAGGTGCTGTTACCACTGTTGAAACGGCTGACTGTGAATATCGCTTTACAGGGCTGAATGTAAATGCTCCTTATACAGTTGTTGTTGCAGCTCAGAATAGTAATGGTGAAAACCTTTCTGTCTCTGAACCGCTTGTTGCTACTACAGGATCCGATTATGGTGTTCAGCTTACCAACTCGACTTTTGAAGCTTGGGAAAAAGAAAGCACAGAGGCCGAACCTGTGGGTTGGAATTCATTTATGAGTGGAGACGGTAGCTTGGCCGGCTTTACAAAAAGTGTACATATGGAGAAATCCAATGTAACTCGTCCGGGAACTAATGGCAATGTCAGCGTACGTATTTGGACGAAGGGAGTTATCGGTTCTATCGTAGCCAACGGTAACTTGACTTGCGGTCGGATTAATTCGGGTTCTATGGAGGCTTTAAGTCAGGAAAATCATAACAGAACAGTAGTCGGAGATTCTGAATTTAGTCAACCATTACATGGTTCTCGTCCAGACTCGTTGACTGTATGGGTGAACTATACTTATCTGGGTGATTCGGTGATGAATGCTCGTGTATCAGCAATTATACATGATACTTACGATTGTGCAGATCCTTCATCTCCCGCCGATTCGGTTCATATTGTTGCAAAAGCTCAATTGAATTATAAAGCGGTTGATCCGGTTAATGGCGGATGGCAGCGTCTTTCCATACCATTCGATTATGAATTGAAAGATTATGAGGAGTTCTATGAAAAGATGAACAATAGCGATTATTGGAAAGATTCATTGAAAGTGGATCACTTTGTCAAACCGACATCTGCCGATTATATGTTGGTGACTTTCGCTACTAACTCAACGCCTGCTGTTGGTAAGGAAGGCGATCAAGTACTTATTGATGATATGTTGTTGATCTACAAGCCTACTTTGGAATTCTCTAAAACAGATAAAGGTACTTATTATCCAGGTAGCCGGATTGTAGCTGATTATATTTTGACTGGTACCATGTCTCCTTCTAATGTAGAGCAGGATCATAATGTGGTTTCTCTTGAATTGTCCGATGCAAAGGGCAGCTTTGAAAAGCCGACTGTGCTGACCCAAATTGCAACTGACAAGGGCGGAACTTTAACAGCAACGCTGAGTGAAGAATTGCCTCTTGGAGATTATAAAGTACGTATTGTGACTACTAATTATCCGATGGTATCCAACGAACTTGCAGTCTCAGTGGTGGCTGTGCCGGCTATTAAGGCCATAGAAGCAACTGAAGTAAAAGACGACTCGTTTGTAGCCAATTGGGAAGCCCCTGCAGAAGCTGAAGTGACAGATTACCTGCTCACGGTAAAAGAAGGTGATACCGTATTGGAAGGATACAATGAAAAGTCTACTGGAAAAGTGACAAGTTATAAAGTGGAAGGTTTGACAGGAGACGTGAATTATACCTATACTGTGAAGGCTGTTTTTGGTGCTGTTGTTTCCGAATCATCCAATGAAATTGCCGTGACTACTCGTCCGGTTGGCATTGAAAAAGTGACAGTAGAGGGTAACGTCACTGTTTATCCTAATCCGGTGGTGAATACACTTTATATAAATGGTGTAACAGAAAATAGTGCTTATTCTATTTACAACCAGTCGGGTAGCATGGTTGCTTCAGGTTCTCTCACTGTAAACCGTGTGGATGTATCCGCCTTGAATTCCGGTGTATACTTTATAGAGACTGAAGCTGGAAAAGCTAAATTCATTAAGAAATAA